The DNA window GTGGTGTGCTGGGTATTGGTGTGGCATTGCTGCTGGGCGCGGTGCTGGCACTGGCCGACGTAGGCTTCAGCCTGGTGTTCTCGGCGAGCTCAATCATCGCGGCCTTCGCGTGCTCCAGCCTGATCGGTATCGGCTTTGGTTTCCTGCCTGCACGTCGCGCGGCGCAGCTGGACCCGGTGGAAGCACTGGTCCGGTAGTCACTGCAATTGCCTGCGGTGACGGCAGGTTCGCGCAATGTCCGCGGTGTGTACTGCAGCTACCGACGATGTCCGCACAGGAGCTGGACGATGTTTCTGAAAACAGGAAGGACTGCACTGCTGCTGGCAGCAGCCGCACAACTACTGGTGCTGATGCCCTACTCCGGCGACGCCCATGCGCAGCGTGGCGACCGCTACAACCCGCAGTGGAACCAGGACTATCGCGACCGCGAACGCGATGACTGGCAGCGCCGAGAGCGCGAGCGGGAGCGCGACCGCGAACGTGAGCGCCGGCACGACGCCAAGACCACAGGCGTGGTGGTGGGCGTAGTGGGTGCGGCCGTGGTGGCTGGCGTGATCGCGGCGGCGGCAAAGCGCGAGCGCGAAACCCGCGAGCGTGCCGACTACTGCATGAACCGCTACGGCAACTACGACCGCCGCACTGACAGCTATCGCGACCGCGATGGCTACACCTACCCCTGCCGCTGATCTCCCCTCATTGAAGGATTACACGCAATGCGTATGAACAAGATCGCTCTGCTGATCGCGCTGTGCGCCATGCCGCTGATTGCACAGGCCGCGCCCGCCGACCCGAAACAGGCCTATATCGATTCCACGTTCACTGCGATGGACAGCAACAAGGACGGTCGCGTCGACAAGGCCGAATTCAGCGCCTATCAGCAGGCGCGCTTCAGCAAGCAGGCAGACTCGATCGATGCCGCGTTCGCTGCGATGGACAAGAACAAGGACGGGAAGATCAGCAAGGAAGAAGCGACCGTGGTGCCGGAGATCGCGAAGTACTTCACGGGGCTGGACACCGATGGTGATGGCTATCTGTCACTGAAGGAAATGCAACAGGCGATGGTGGCTGCGCAGACGGCGGATGCGCCGACAAAGTAAGTCCCTGGTGTGGCGCTGACGTGATAGGTGCCCACCTGGGTGGTCACCTATCAACGCAATGAAACGCCGCCCGCTCAGGCGGTCATCTTCAAGAAGGTCGGCACTACCCGGTTCCAGTCGAGGTACTCAAGGAGGGCCATCAACGGCTGGCAACGATACCAGGCTGCAGCCCGCCCCGATTCAGGTATCCTTGCGCACAGTCAGCCACGCCTTTCTGCGACCGTTGCGGTGCAGCATCGACGTTGCGGACGAACACACGATTCACCATGGATGTTTCAACGTAGTCACAGGGGAAAATGGATGAAGAAGTTCCTGTTCGCGGCGATCATCGCTGCGTCGCTGGTGGGTTGCACCACCAATCCGCCGCTCAATTTCTCGGTCCCGAACGTCGGGGTCAGCAGCAAGAAGATTGATGGCGAGCTGAAATCGTTGACGGTCACGCTCGCACGTCCGGATGAAGCCAAGGGCAAGATTCCCGCACAGGCCCAGCACGAAGTCCCGCAGATGTGGCAGAACGCGCTGACCGAAGCACTGAACAAGATGGCTGTGTTCCGCGACGACGCGCCGGTGAAGTTGAGCCTGTCGGTGAAGATCCTGGCCATCGACATTCCCAGCTTCGGTGCCTCGATGACCACCAAGACGATCGCCCGCTACGAGCTGATCGATCGCGCAACCGGCAGCATCGTCTACACCCAGGATGTCAGCGCATCCGGCGAAGTTCCGTTCAACTATGCATTCGCAGGCGTGATCCGTGCCCGCGAGTCGATCAGTCGATCGGCACAGAACAACATTGCCCAGTTCCTGCAGGCTCTGGAAACGGTGGACATCTCCAAGCCGATGTTCCCGAACAAGCAGGAAGCACCGTGAAGCGCCTGCTGCTGACCGCATCCGCTGCCGTGATGCTGACTGCGTGCGCACCGAACGTGCGCACCGACAGCTATTCCATCGGCTCGGTGGGACAGGTCAACCGCACCGTCAGCGGCACAGTCATCAGCGTTCGTGCAGTCAGTATTGACGGTTCGCAGGGCGGTGGCGCCGTTGCCGGTGCTGCCGCTGGCGGCGTAGCCGGCTCCACCATCGGCGGCAGCGACCAGGCGGCGGCCATCGGCGCCATTGGTGGCCTTGTGGTGGGTGCGATTGCCGGTGCGGCTTCCGAGCGCGCACTTTCGCAGGCCAAGGGCCTTGAGTACGTGGTGCAGACGGAGAACGGCAACCTGATGACCGTCGTGCAGGGCCCCGATCCGGTATTCAGTGCCGGCATGCGGGTACTCGTATTGTATGGGTCGCCGTCGCGGATCATTGCCGATCCGCGTCAACCGAAGGCAACCCCGTAGAACCCAACGACGCCCCTTGCTCAGGGGCGTCGTCATTTTCCAGGCACGTTTGAAGCTGCGAAAGGTTTCGTCAGCGATCAGTCTTGCCAGCGGATCCGGCCCGGTACCAGCGCCAGGCGCCTTATCTCCCCTGGAGCAATGACGGTGCCATCCTCCATCTCGACGTGCATCCCGGAGACGTCACCCTCGTATCCCTGCATGGCAGCGGTAACCAGAATCCTCAATGCACCCGTCCGGACATCGTAGCCGCCGGCGGTGTGCTTCAAGGTTCCCACGCTGTTCCAGTCAATTTCCATGACCAACCTTTGGATCCACACGCTTCATGCTGGCATACGCCATGTTACGGGGCGAAGCTGCGGCATGCAGTATGCGGGCACGCTACCCGCCTTTGGGTAATAGGCTACAAGCGACGTCAAGTCCCCTTATCATGAGGGATTGAGGGCCCAAGAGGCCCAATTGACGCTTGCAAGGCAGTATCTGGATGTCTATGGAATGGCGCCCCTCGGGCTGGGGCCGACGTGTGACTCGTTCGCCCCACTGGTGGCTGCGGCTCGATGGCGAACACGTCGAGCTGAATATCTCCGGCCAGCGGTACCGGCAGCGTGTGGATGACGATCATCGCGTGCAGGTCATTCCAGGCCTGTTCTGGTCACGGGTCGAACTGCAGACCGGGAATGCAGCTGGGCAGTCAGTAGACGGGCTGCCCAACCGGCAAGCATCCCGGCTTGCAGCTGCCCTGCAGCAGATGCGCTTTGCGCGTACCACGCGTGGGCGCAGGGCCCTGTTCGACACGATTCTGGAGCAGATCCAGTCGTGGTTGAGCGCAGCAGATGACCTCATCGACCGAGGCAATGCAGGCCGCCTCTGGATCACCCACGAGCAGCAGCAGGCGCTGCTGACCGAGCGCTCCACCCTGCCCCTGCAGCCCCGGGAGCTGGAGCAGCTGTTCCTCGATGAAGACGTGCATGAAGATCTGCAAGCGCATGACCATCGCGTCGCGCTGGACGCGCTGCGCGACTGGAACCTGGATTGGCCCGCCGCCTGGACCGAAGCCAATGAGGCCATGACCCGGCGCGAACTGGTGTTGGCCAAGAACTTCCTGGACCGGGTCGAGAGCAGGCCGCTGACCGAGGAACAGGCACGCGCTGTCATCTGCTTCGACAACCGGGTGCAGGTGGTGGCCGCAGCCGGTTCCGGCAAGACCTCCACCCTGGTCGCCAAGGCGGCGTATGCCATTGACCGCGGCCTTGTCCAGCCGGAGCGCATCGTGATGCTGGCCTTCAACAAGGATGCCGCCAAAGAGCTGGAAGATCGGGCACAGCGATCCTTCGAGCGGCTGGGCATGGGCGATACCGTGGTGGAGGCGCGCACTTTCCATGCACTTGGCCTGTCCATCATCGCCAAGGCGACGGGACGCAAGCCTGATATTCCCGAATGGGCCATCGATGCAACGCTGGGCTTCAACAAGCTGGCCGAGCTGGTGGACGACCTGAAGGACCGCTCGACCCACTTCCGCACCCAGTGGGACATGTTCCGGCTGGTATTCGGGCGCGATCTGCCGCCGCTGGGCACGCAGATGCTGGCCGATGGCTACGACCGCGACGGCACCCCCTACATCCGCACCCTGCAGGGTGAACGGGTGAAGAGC is part of the Stenotrophomonas lactitubi genome and encodes:
- a CDS encoding EF-hand domain-containing protein, which translates into the protein MNKIALLIALCAMPLIAQAAPADPKQAYIDSTFTAMDSNKDGRVDKAEFSAYQQARFSKQADSIDAAFAAMDKNKDGKISKEEATVVPEIAKYFTGLDTDGDGYLSLKEMQQAMVAAQTADAPTK
- a CDS encoding putative periplasmic lipoprotein; amino-acid sequence: MKKFLFAAIIAASLVGCTTNPPLNFSVPNVGVSSKKIDGELKSLTVTLARPDEAKGKIPAQAQHEVPQMWQNALTEALNKMAVFRDDAPVKLSLSVKILAIDIPSFGASMTTKTIARYELIDRATGSIVYTQDVSASGEVPFNYAFAGVIRARESISRSAQNNIAQFLQALETVDISKPMFPNKQEAP
- a CDS encoding outer membrane lipoprotein; this translates as MKRLLLTASAAVMLTACAPNVRTDSYSIGSVGQVNRTVSGTVISVRAVSIDGSQGGGAVAGAAAGGVAGSTIGGSDQAAAIGAIGGLVVGAIAGAASERALSQAKGLEYVVQTENGNLMTVVQGPDPVFSAGMRVLVLYGSPSRIIADPRQPKATP